The genomic segment CATAAATTACATAAGAACCAACAGTACTCCCCTTTCCATAAGGAAATACGAATATCTTATTTTTTAAACTTTCTCCATAGAGTTCACTATTCTTATCAATTATTATGCCTTCCTCATTGACTCCCCCTAAAAAAGAGAATGGTTCCTTTGATACAATCGCTATTCCTTCTGTGATTCCTTTTGATATACTTCTTCCTTTTAATTCCATACTATCCCTCAAAAACAAAAACAGATTAAAATCTAAAAAGCAAATTTATTTTTTGTATATGATGGCACTTAAGAACTTTTCGCAGTATTTGCATCTGATCTTTAATGGGTTTTTGCTTTCTATGATAAATTTCCCCTCAACGTTTTCCCTATTTGTTATACAATTTGGATTCGTGCATTTTAAAAGTCCCTCAATGTAATTTGGAATGTTGACTTTAAATTTCTCTACAACCACACCGTTTCTTATGATATTTATCGTTGCATCTGGAGCAATTAAGGCTATTTTATTTACATCATCTGAATCGAGTTCTAATCCCTCTATTTTTAAAATATCCTTTTTGCCCATTTTTTTTGAAGGAACATTCATAGCCAACATAATGGGCAAATCATCACTTATTTTTAAGATGTTGTAAACATCAAGTGCCTTTCCACTTTTGATGTGATCTATAACAGTGCCGTTTTGTATTGGCTTTACCTTCAGTTCTCTATTTTTCATGGCACACACCAATGAATTACGTAAAATAAAATCATAATGATAAAACTTTAAAATAAAAGTAGAAAGAAAAATTATTCTATCTCTTCTTCCCTAAGTTTTTTACCCAATGTTCTTGGGTGATATCTCTCCCTATCAGCATCTATCTGCTTCTCAACTGATATTAAAGCATTTTTTAAAACCTCAATGAAGTCCCATCTTTGTTTTTCTGATATGTATCCAACGTCTTCTCCTTCTGCCTCTAATCTCTTTGTCTTTGATAATTTTGGTGATGCATCTCCAACGTACAATTTATTTGGTGTTTTAACATACACAGTTATGTGGTAGTATGGTGTTCCTCCTTTATCATGCTCTCTCTTTATTGTTATCTTTATCCAGTGGATTCTTCCTGCATGTTTTACCATTTTTCTAACTTCTGTTGCAATTATTCTTTCTGCTAATATTCTCATATCTTCATCCAATGCCCCATGTATTTCAACTTCAATCATTGC from the Methanotorris formicicus Mc-S-70 genome contains:
- a CDS encoding DUF126 domain-containing protein codes for the protein MELKGRSISKGITEGIAIVSKEPFSFLGGVNEEGIIIDKNSELYGESLKNKIFVFPYGKGSTVGSYVIYGLAKRGILKGIINKECEPIVATGAILGKIPLVDKVDIEKIKNGDRVVVDGNSGVVIIK
- the pyrI gene encoding aspartate carbamoyltransferase regulatory subunit, with the translated sequence MKNRELKVKPIQNGTVIDHIKSGKALDVYNILKISDDLPIMLAMNVPSKKMGKKDILKIEGLELDSDDVNKIALIAPDATINIIRNGVVVEKFKVNIPNYIEGLLKCTNPNCITNRENVEGKFIIESKNPLKIRCKYCEKFLSAIIYKK